The DNA window ggAGCTAacaaattcattgactattttaTTATtgacacagacactaattgcaatttaaaaaagccacagatgAGGGAAAATTCACCATTAATTGCCcattttcactgtgtgtgtctgtaacaaggccaaacattcaagggtatgtaaacttttgatcagggccatttgggtgatttctgttatcattatgatttaaaaaggagccaaacaactatgtgataataaatgaacatatgatcactatccttaaataaaagaaggTTTTCCTGCATAATCagttatgttttcaaaatcaatgccaacatttcacaatttatgctagggtatgcaaacttatgagcacagctgtatatacacacacacaccacacacataaatacacaaacatatacacacagacacacattgacAGACTAATAGagactggcacacacacacacacacacaaacaaacatgtggAGAAACCTTTATCCTAGTACACACAGTCATAACAAgtttcacaaacacaccaacacgcaGCGCAGCACTGTAAGTGATGTTACATAAAACCCTCCTACACACTAATCACACAgaggagacaaacagagagacaaacagacagaggctTTTATATAACAGGCGATGGGCCcctgaggaggagagggggatgggaGTATTAAGACAGCAAAACAAGGGGTCCAATGGGAGACagtaacagaaaataaagaaaaacggAGTTTAAGACAGAAAATGgaagagaaacattattctcGGAGGGACATAAGAAGGTACCCTGCTGCATTCCTTTGGCCGGCTGGGATGCTGGGCGTGGCACTGGCATTGCCATGGGACAGGGGAGTCCCTGCGTGACAGTACTGGAGACCTGGATGTAGTCCTCACAGGAAccttccacacagacagacgcgaGCTCACACCCGCACTCCACAGCCAAACACACGCGCTGTGCTCGCGGGGAGCAggtgtgtgcgtgagagagaCCGACAGGGGTGCCAGGAATACAAACGGTGGACCCTTTAAAGACGTCCCTACAACTTGTCTACAACGTCCAAACTAGGCGGCCGGGTAACCTCTACTTGTGTGAAGCCACTCCTCTGAACGAAATGTCCGTCACACACCCATCAACAGCACTATACAGCACTATATTAACACACTTTCCTCATTACCTCAAAAACATCTTAACATACGATGTAATATTGTTGATTTGTTTACACCGATAGTTTCTGGGGGGAAAAGAGGGACAACAGCCCGGGtagaaacggggggggggggggcggcatcCAAAGCAAAGCAGGGCAGATGAACAGCCACTTCATTCAGATGAAATGCTAactaacacagacactgacaggCAACACTAACAGAGGCTTACATGGGAATGGAGGGTGGAACAGGAAAAGACTCATACCTCGCCAAAGAAGAGAAAGTGATGTTTGATAGGTAGGCCCTATGTGAAGAGAGGACAATAACTTGCGCAGGTAGGGGCTAATGTTACAAATTCAACAAGAGGAACAGTTTCCAGGGTCCTGGTCTTTAGTTTTGAGAGCATTTTTGGGTTTACGCGGAGACGCTAAAGAACTCAAATGTCATGTGATTGCTGCTGCAGCATTCTCTGGTATTTTTACACCCGTCTCCTACAGAGGTCTGGTGGCTAAAGGAGAGGGTTCTCAGTGGAGAGACACCAGGAAAAACAGAGACGGGCCTTGAATCCTTTCATAACATTGTACACTCTCCGAATCCTTTCAGAGGGCCTGAACGAGGTCCATCTATCTTACAATTGTTAATGAGACAATGCCACAccacacattgaaataccgtCCTCTACAGTATGGCGATGTAATGACCACGTACCTACAGTTCCAATAACCAGGCCAATGTCATGTTCTCCAAAATGGTTGTCAGGTGACAATCCAGTCTACAGTTCAGACTTCCTAGTAAAGCCATCGATTGACTACCCATCTAGCCTCCTTTTCCAGGGGACGGGCCTGTTCTTACCCTGGGAGGTGTGTCGTCTGTGGGAGCCTTCTCAAGGGGTAAGGCCCTAGGCTGGGGGTGGGGCTGCGGGTCAGTACGTGCGggcgatgatgatgatgatgatgaaggtgCAGGGTGATGCTGCGGCCCCTGAGAGCGCAGGTGGAGCTGTGCAAAGCTAGGGACCATGGGCTCGCTGAAGGAAGGAGAGCGTGAAACGATGGGGGGAGGGGCCAAATTGGACCACTGTACCTTccgaaagacagagagacagacgcgGGCTGTCAGCGGGGGAGGACACTCAGGGAGCAGGGGTGAGTGGGGGAGGGAGATCAAACAAGACCACATACACAGGCGGCAGGCTGACTGGATACCCATGCTTCAGGAAACAAACACAGGgggtgggacacacacacacacacacgcacttacAGAGGGCATGCACACACTCAAGGACACTTCCTTGGAGGCAAGCAAATTACAAAAAGTAGAATCAAATAGGATATCCATAGGCCTACAATCTATACGAAGTCTTCTGTAACAAGCCCATGAAAACTGCTCCCATAACTGTCTCCAATGACCTGACACTAATTACTGAAAAGTGGCTGCATTCAGCGGTTCCGTTCATATGTAGGAATAACTTACTCCTTATCGCCACCAGATTCAACCCTATTACATCACCATGACATCCGAAACCAGAAAGCTGTGACACAAATGACTGTATTCACACCGTGGtgagactctctctctctctctctctctctctctctgagcagATCCGATGCTTAATACATTGAGTCACTATGAAAATGGAAAGATTAATTATGAAATATGTTTAGCACGAGGAAAACGTAGAAGCTATGCCTTTATAGAGGGATCCTCCTGATCAGCATCTGGCCAATGCATAAACCACTCACACCACACAGAAGGCAGTCAGAGGAAGAGAGTTAGTGAGTGGGTAAAGCAGGTACTAAACAAGGAGTCACAGGATCAGAAGCATGTAGCCTTGTCCTCGTACCAACACAATCGAGCAAGGAAGTATCAAAGAAGTTGGAGGCACCTATTAAGGGACTAGAAAGGTTAACTATGTTATCAGAAAGGGACTAGAAAGGTTAATTATGTAATCAGTAAGGAACAGCAAACGGCAGCCTCATTTCTGGAAGTCCTGAAATACTTCAGCAAGAACAAAGACTAGAACAGAGAATAGAACAGAGTTAAGAACAGAGGAAAGAGAAACAGTAAACAAGAATAGTCatctactgtagctagttacaCAATCACAGAGGACACAACCCAGGAAACTAGCTggagtatgagagagagagagagagagagcacccTGGAAAAAGGAAGAACTACCTGGAATGAAGAAGGGATTGGGAAAGAGAAGAACTAAGGACAAGGACAGTGTAGCATAAGGAGGAGTAAGAAGCTCGAAGGCTGTCATGGTCACCGCTTACCTGGGGTTCCATTGGCCGATGCATGGCGGGTGGGGCGGCCACAGGGGCGTTTCCATTGGCAACGGTCTCTGCTGCTC is part of the Esox lucius isolate fEsoLuc1 chromosome 16, fEsoLuc1.pri, whole genome shotgun sequence genome and encodes:
- the LOC117595638 gene encoding mitogen-activated protein kinase kinase kinase kinase 4-like; its protein translation is MGIQSACRLCMWSCLISLPHSPLLPECPPPLTARVCLSVFRKVQWSNLAPPPIVSRSPSFSEPMVPSFAQLHLRSQGPQHHPAPSSSSSSSPARTDPQPHPQPRALPLEKAPTDDTPPRGLPIKHHFLFFGEVPVRTTSRSPVLSRRDSPVPWQCQCHAQHPSRPKECSRVPSYVPPRIMFLFHFLS